CTGAACAATATCAAGAAATGCATCACGAGCACTCTTTTCTGCTGTATGCAACTGCTCTAGGGCCGCATATTTTTCATCTCCATCAGGTAAGGCTTCATACGCTTTACGTGCACTGTCCTCTTTATCCCTTAACCCTTGCAATGTCTGTTTTCTGGATACAAGGTTTTTTAAAATATCTTCCACATAGCCTGGTGCAATTTCATCAATATCACGACCGTAATACATGGTGCGACCATCTGTCTGGCTATATAACTGCAACAGTGTACGGCCAAGTGTAGATTTACCACAACCACTTTCACCAACTAAACCAAGCGTTTCACCCTCATATATGTCAAGTGTTACATCATCATTTGCTCTTACATATAATCTTTCCTTTTGACCAAAAGATTTCTTTATCGGAAAGTATTGCTTTAAGTTTTGTACTTTAATTAAGACTTTTTTCTTATTATTTTCCATTGCTTCTAACCCCTTTCTCAGGATAAAAACAACGAGTTTGATGATCCTGTTCGATGGAAACTAAAGCTGGTTCTTCTTCGCGGCATTTATCCGTAGCATACTTACATCTAGGAGCAAATTTACATCCCTTTGGCAAATCCAAAGGATGAGGCACAGCACCAGGAATTGCTTCCAAGCGTACACCAGAAGGTGTATCCAGTCTTGGAATCGAAAACATAAGTCCTTCTGTATATGGATGAGAATATTTTGAATCCTTACCAAATATAACTTTTGCAGGTGCCATTTCTACTACCTGTCCACAGTACATAACAGCAACATCATCAGCCATCTCGTTAATTACACCCAAATCATGGGTAATGAATAAAATAGAAGTCCCATTTTCATTCTTTAATTGATTCATTAATTTTAAAATCTGTGCCTGAATAGTAACATCCAGTGCAGTAGTAGGTTCATCAGCAATCAAAAGTTTGGGCTTGCAGGCAAGTGCCATAGCTATCATGACACGCTGTCTCATACCACCAGAAAGCTGATGAGGATATTGCTTTGCCACCGCTTCCGGATTGGGGATATTAACTTGAGCTAACATCTCAACAACCTTTTTTGCAGCTTCTTTTTTATTTAAACCCTGATGAATTCTA
The nucleotide sequence above comes from Anaerocolumna cellulosilytica. Encoded proteins:
- a CDS encoding ABC transporter ATP-binding protein; amino-acid sequence: MALLELRDLHTFFDTKKGTVKAVNGVSYFVNAGKTLGVVGESGSGKSVSAMSILKLLDGNGRIDSGEVIFDGKNLADVSVKEMSKIRGNDISVIFQEPMTSLNPVFTIERQVAEPFRIHQGLNKKEAAKKVVEMLAQVNIPNPEAVAKQYPHQLSGGMRQRVMIAMALACKPKLLIADEPTTALDVTIQAQILKLMNQLKNENGTSILFITHDLGVINEMADDVAVMYCGQVVEMAPAKVIFGKDSKYSHPYTEGLMFSIPRLDTPSGVRLEAIPGAVPHPLDLPKGCKFAPRCKYATDKCREEEPALVSIEQDHQTRCFYPEKGVRSNGK